The following DNA comes from Pseudomonas sp. Tri1.
ACAGGGCAAAATCATCGGCGTCGCCGTGGTGAAGGTGCGCCTCGAAGCGCTGGAGGAGCGCTGGCAGCGCGCGCGCCTGGAAGCGTTCGTCAGTGACGAGAACGGCATCATCATCTTGTCCAGTGACCCGGCGCGCCGGCTCAAGTCGGTACGCCCGCTCAGTGATGAAACCAAGGAGCGCCTGGCCCGCAGCCTGCAATATTACTGGTTCCCGCTGAACGAACTGGTACCCCTGGCCCGGGAACGCCTGGCCGAAGGCATGGAGAAGCTGACCTTCCCGGCCAACAGCGAATTGGTGGCCGACGAACGCGCCATCAGCTACCTGTCGCAGACCCGGCCCCTGAGCGACACACCGTGGAATTTCACCCTGCTGACTCCCCTTGAAGATCTGCGTCGCCAAGCAATCAACCAGGGCATCCTGGTGGCCGTGGCGTTCGCCCTGGTGGCGTTCCTGCTGATCGCCTGGAACGAGCGACGCAAAGTCATCGCCACCCGCCTCGCCGCCCGGGAAGCCTTGCAGCAAGCCAACAACCAGCTCGAGCGTCGGATTACCGAACGCACTACCGACCTGCGCGCCAGCAACGAACGACTCAAGGGCCAGATCCGCGAACGGCGCCAGGCCGAAGAGACCTTGCGCCGGGCCCAGGACGAACTGGTGCAGGCCGGAAAACTGGCGGCCATCGGGCAGATGTCCACCAGCATCGCCCACGAACTCAACCAGCCGCTGGCGGCACTGCGCACCTTGTCCGGCAATACTGTGCGTTTCATGGAGCGTGGCCAGCTGGATATCGCCAGCGCCAACCTCAAGACCATCAACGATTTGATCGACCGCATGGGCCGGATCACCGCCAGCCTGCGCTCCTTTGCCCGGCGCGGGGACGACCAGGGCCAGGCCAGCCTCGGCAAGGGCGTCGAGGCCGCGCTGCAACTGCTGGGCGCTCGCCTGGAAAGCTTGAACATCCAGATTCATTCCAGTTTCGACGACGTCCAGGTGCAAATCGACCAGACGCGCCTGGAACAGATCCTGGTGAACCTGATCGGCAATGCCCTGGATGCCATGCAGACCCAACCCGAGCCGCAACTGTGGCTCGAAGGCCAGGCCGGCGACGGCAAATATCGCCTGCGCGTGCGCGATAACGGCCACGGCATCGATCCAGAAGCACGCAAGCATCTGTTCGAACCCTTCTTCACCACCAAACCCGGCGAACAGGGCTTGGGCCTGGGCCTGACGCTCTCCGCCAGCCTGGCCGCCGCCACGGGTGGATACCTGGGCGTCGAGCACCCGGTCGAGGGCAGTGGAACCACGTTTGTCCTCAGTTTACCGTTGGTAAGCCTTTTACCTGCCGAGCCACTATGAACAACGACCTGAGCGTACTGATCGTCGAAGACGACCCCCATGTCCTGCTGGGCTGCCAGCAGGCGCTGACCCTGGAAGACATTCCCAGCATCGGTGTGGGCAGCGCCGAAGAAGCCCTGGAGCGGGTCGGCGATGACTTTGCCGGCATCGTCATCAGTGACATTCGCCTGCCGGGCATCGATGGCCTGGAACTGCTGACGCGCCTCAAGGCACGGGACCGCAGCCTGCCGGTAGTGTTGATCACCGGGCATGGCGACATCTCCATGGCGGTCGGTGCCATGCAAAAAGGCGCCTATGACTTCATGGAGAAACCCTTCTCCCCGGAACGCCTGGTGGATGTGGCCCGCCGCGCCCTGGAACAGCGCAGCCTGGCGCGCGAGGTTTCCTCCTTGCGCCGGCAACTGGCCGAACGCGACACCCTGGAAGGCCGGATCATTGGCCGCTCACCGGCCATGCAACACCTGCGAGCGCTGATCGCCAACGTCGCCGACACCTCGGCCAACGTGCTGATCGAGGGCGAAACCGGCACCGGCAAGGAACTGGTCGCCCGCTGCCTGCATGACTTCAGCCGCCGCCACGACAAACAATTCGTCGCGCTGAACTGCGGCGGCCTGCCGGAAAACCTGTTCGAAAGCGAGATTTTCGGCCACGAAGCCAACGCCTTTACCGGTGCCGGCAAACGCCGGATCGGCAAGATCGAGCACGCCGACGGTGG
Coding sequences within:
- a CDS encoding ATP-binding protein → MKCDPTLYRAAPPSLAVKPRLVRHLFLPPLIIALMVGLGYLGFWISEHYGVRSLAENGERQLELHARAVESEISKYTYLPSLLELESSVSQLLDDPTPEHRKTVNEYLEGLNRRSRSRAIYVMDTTGRVMATSNWRDVDSYLGEDLSFRAYFQNAVRGQPGRFYGIGSTNGEPGYYLAHGLEQQGKIIGVAVVKVRLEALEERWQRARLEAFVSDENGIIILSSDPARRLKSVRPLSDETKERLARSLQYYWFPLNELVPLARERLAEGMEKLTFPANSELVADERAISYLSQTRPLSDTPWNFTLLTPLEDLRRQAINQGILVAVAFALVAFLLIAWNERRKVIATRLAAREALQQANNQLERRITERTTDLRASNERLKGQIRERRQAEETLRRAQDELVQAGKLAAIGQMSTSIAHELNQPLAALRTLSGNTVRFMERGQLDIASANLKTINDLIDRMGRITASLRSFARRGDDQGQASLGKGVEAALQLLGARLESLNIQIHSSFDDVQVQIDQTRLEQILVNLIGNALDAMQTQPEPQLWLEGQAGDGKYRLRVRDNGHGIDPEARKHLFEPFFTTKPGEQGLGLGLTLSASLAAATGGYLGVEHPVEGSGTTFVLSLPLVSLLPAEPL
- a CDS encoding sigma-54 dependent transcriptional regulator is translated as MLGCQQALTLEDIPSIGVGSAEEALERVGDDFAGIVISDIRLPGIDGLELLTRLKARDRSLPVVLITGHGDISMAVGAMQKGAYDFMEKPFSPERLVDVARRALEQRSLAREVSSLRRQLAERDTLEGRIIGRSPAMQHLRALIANVADTSANVLIEGETGTGKELVARCLHDFSRRHDKQFVALNCGGLPENLFESEIFGHEANAFTGAGKRRIGKIEHADGGTLFLDEVESMPLPLQIKLLRVLQERTLERLGSNQSVAVDCRVIAATKSDLDEMGRAGQFRSDLYYRLNVVTLELPPLRERREDILQLFKHFLQQSSLRFDRTVPELDNQTLSNLMSHDWPGNVRELRNVAERYALGLPAFKKSGASSGSQGLAFAEAVEAFERNLLVDALQRSGGNLTQASLELGMAKTTLFDKVKKYGLSH